The sequence below is a genomic window from Candidatus Thiodiazotropha endoloripes.
GAGAATATAATGGTCCGACCAAATTAATACTGAATGAGGATGGACCTATGAAAAATCTTGCCCGCACGCTACTAACCCTCACCCTGCTGTTTTCCACCGCTTCGGTTTTTGCCAATGGACTGCTCGATGCACTGACCAGTCAGCTTGGTGTCACCAGTGAGCAGGCATCAGGTGGCGCCGGATCGCTGTTTCAGATGGCGCAAAACAACCTCTCCACAGAGGATTTTTCACAGATCACCTCCGTAGTACCCGGTATCGACAAGATGATGGCCAGCGCCCAATCCTCCAGTAAAGAGTCCGGAGCCGTGAGTGCCGTCGCCTCGATGCTGGGCGGTGACAGCTCGGCCGGTAACATGGCCAGCCTGGCCTCCGCTTTCGATAGTCTGGGCATGGATTCGAACATGGTTGGTCAGTTTGTACCGATCGTGCTCCAATACCTGCAATCCGAGGGAGGTGAAAGCATCATGTCGATGATGAAAGGGGCACTCTCCCTGTAGGTGTAAGCGAACCACAAATCCCGATTCCGCCGGTTCTCCTGGCGGAATCCGGCTCAATTTGATCCCCCGAACCTCTCCGTTCAACCAAAGATTGAAGCAATTTCGCCCAAATCGCCATTCTGACCCACGTGGACTGCCCTCAAGTTAGCCAACAGCAGGCGGCATCGTTATACTTACGCGGTTTTCATCCACATCAACGGGGCCTCGTTGTGAATCAAGCGGCAGAACCGAAACAGCGAAACATCCAGACTTTTCAGGATCTGATTTTCGCACTACAAGACTATTGGGCAGACCAGGGATGCATCGTGCTACAACCCTATGATATGGAGATGGGTGCCGGTACCTTCCATACCGCAACCTTTCTGCGATCCATCGGTCCGGAACCCTGGAATGCGGCCTATGTACAGCCTTCCCGCCGACCCACGGATGGGCGTTACGGGGACAATCCCAACCGTTTACAGCACTACTACCAGTATCAGGTGGTGATGAAACCATCCCCCAAGAACATCCAGGATCTCTATCTGGGTTCTTTACAGATGTTGGGCCTGGATCTGAATCTGCACGACATACGGTTTGTCGAGGACAATTGGGAATCCCCCACATTGGGTGCCTGGGGTCTGGGCTGGGAGGTCTGGCTCAACGGCATGGAAGTGACCCAGTTTACCTACTTCCAACAGGTGGGAGGCCTCGACTGCCGCCCGGTGACCGGTGAGATCACCTATGGCCTGGAGCGAATCGCCATGTATCTGCAGGGTGTGGAGAGTATCTATGACCTGGTCTGGACCGAGGGACCTCAAGGTATCGTGACCTACGGTGACGTGTTCCACCAGAATGAGGTTGAGCAATCCGCCTACAATTTTGAACATGCCGATGTGGATTACCTGTTCGGTCGGTTCGATCAGTGTGAAAAGGAGTCGCGCAAACTGATTGAACTGGGCCTGCCCCTGCCAGCCTATGAACAGGTACTTCAGGCATCACACACTTTCAACCTGCTCGATGCACGCCATGCCATTTCGGTCACAGAAAGACAGCGCTATATTCTTCGGGTAAGAGGTCTGGCACGAGATGTGGCACAAGCCTATTACGACGCCAGAGAGCGTCTCGGATTCCCCATGCTCGAGTCATCAAAGGAGGCTGCTAATGGCTGATCAAGCAGACCTGTTGTTTGAACTGGGTACCGAAGAGCTGCCACCCAAAGCCCTTAAGCGACTCAGTCA
It includes:
- a CDS encoding DUF2780 domain-containing protein, yielding MKNLARTLLTLTLLFSTASVFANGLLDALTSQLGVTSEQASGGAGSLFQMAQNNLSTEDFSQITSVVPGIDKMMASAQSSSKESGAVSAVASMLGGDSSAGNMASLASAFDSLGMDSNMVGQFVPIVLQYLQSEGGESIMSMMKGALSL
- the glyQ gene encoding glycine--tRNA ligase subunit alpha, yielding MNQAAEPKQRNIQTFQDLIFALQDYWADQGCIVLQPYDMEMGAGTFHTATFLRSIGPEPWNAAYVQPSRRPTDGRYGDNPNRLQHYYQYQVVMKPSPKNIQDLYLGSLQMLGLDLNLHDIRFVEDNWESPTLGAWGLGWEVWLNGMEVTQFTYFQQVGGLDCRPVTGEITYGLERIAMYLQGVESIYDLVWTEGPQGIVTYGDVFHQNEVEQSAYNFEHADVDYLFGRFDQCEKESRKLIELGLPLPAYEQVLQASHTFNLLDARHAISVTERQRYILRVRGLARDVAQAYYDARERLGFPMLESSKEAANG